The Xyrauchen texanus isolate HMW12.3.18 chromosome 42, RBS_HiC_50CHRs, whole genome shotgun sequence genome includes the window agtctgtcgggggggacttctctgatccaatgtaatgtatttaatgcggtttaccgctataccgcgggaatatctttcttttcaaccgcggttagaaaaaatccataccgccccagccctaggatcagctagactgtctgtaaggtgcgtgagaagtgcccgacaagaccgaCACATATTTGACAATTGCTACAGGAAGCTTTGGTTGAaacgtcacctgagtatctggacaaactgacagctagaatgccaaagatctgcaaagcacatggaggattttttgatgagaactctttgaaatagtttaaatgttttttcaaattagtaataataaaaattaatagtaatttatgTTATTAAGGTCCTGACtagacattgtgatcagttgaatgccactttggtgaataaacataccaatttctttccataaaagcaaaatctgtacattattccaaacttttggccaccagtgcatGTAATTTTATATCTATGATTATGGTAAACTTTGGAGCTTTTAAAGACATAGCATAACACTGCTAGTGATGGTTTACTAATTATGATCCAAAAATGATTTAATGACCTAAAACCTATATATTGCCCTGAAGGGTGATGTCATCATCATGATGCATTAGTAATGAATAGCAGTCATTAAATCAGTGTGTTGTGGACTCTTTCAGTGCCCTTATAAGAAGAACCTGTTGCATAAAATCTTTGTGTGACCAAAGATTGGGTCTTTGTTGTCatcaaaattgtcattttttttaaattaaagctcTGATGTGTTAAATACAACAGCACAGATTCATAATTGTTTTCAGTCTGACTTTCTTTGAAGTAATTGGGTTTCAGTAAAGCCCATTTCATAATACTGTAAGGCTGGATTCGTCCATGGTTAATATCATGAAAATATCATGTCCAGGTcaaatttcacctcaaaatcaaaatgaaaaataaatctaataccattaatttttaaatcaattttatttaatttttttgtaattcccATTTTTTTCAATGGTGATTTTAGTTACTGTTATAAAGTATCTTATTACTAAATTACAGTGAAGAAGTATTGGAATGAGTATTGTTAATAGAAAGGTCAGCTTTGTGCTCACATTTAAAGCAACCTTTTGCAGAACTAGAGGGGTATTTTTGACGTATTTGATGCCCATTGTGCTGTACCAATTTTTATGGGGTCATATAGCTCAACATTTAAATGTGAGGCTAGGAGTGTGCTTTTCATTATACTACAATGGTTTTAGGTGTTGGCTTAAAGGGGTGTCATCACACCCTTCATCATTGTCTAGACTGCCCAGTAATTGGTGTGGTCATAAAAGAAGTGATAAAATAGTTATTGGCCTGTTTCTGCATTAGTCAGTGAGCAACATCTCATTAAGACTGCACATAAAACTGAGAGGCAGAGTGCTTTACTAAAGATAAAAGCTTCTTAAGGCAAGAGATGTTGTTGATTATGCTGTTGTGCTCTGTTTTTGTTCACATAGGGCTTGTGAAGATTAAAGAAGTGAGAGACATTGAGACTAAGCTAAATGAAGTGGAGAGACTGTTGAAGAACGCCATTAACTTGCCCTGGAAGGTGAGAGATCCAACTGCTGACATCAGTATCTACAAAGCTCAGATTAAACTATCCTGGGGTGGTTTGCTGATCTTGCTGTAGCTTGCCACCAAACTGGTTTCCTCTGTTAAGTCTGGTCTGGTTTAatggttttagagggattttgggCTGGTCATGCTGAGAGACCAGCTAAGCCAACCAACTAAACAGCAGCTTGGCCAGGCTGcaagaccagctagaccaactTAAACTATCTAAGACCatcaaaccaccttaggctgatTTAAGCAGGATTTTAACCCCCTctgggtctgagggtattttgggccctggagaagttttgacatgccttgacatttgtgcttttttcagttgcttaaaaacacattaatggcaaaagtctgataacactgtattcagcacaaactgggctacaataatatgtgagcaacatgtttgtatttgtaaatgtaacGTTTATGCATGTGTGGCGACTAAAGATTCCTAAAGATTTAGGAAGTTCTGCTCAACCTCCACGTTAGCATGGATAACCAGGCCACACAGTGAGGTTGGCGGTTATAAAATTACCAGCTACGCCACCCCGGGGCCTCTTTCCCGGGGAAATGCCCTTCACCCTAGAGCAAGGCTCACAGGTTCGCTATAACAGAGTCAGGTATCAGACTTGGTTGagtacaaaacaataaaaaactttattttcgCATCAATGCaaagtattacattttatttaacaacaCCACCAATAGATTAAAAGAATCCACACAAAATAACACATGGACACTCACTTCAGAATTGGGTGCTGGCTCTCCTTGACAGAAATGACACAGCAATCATACGTGCACACTCACATCACACCTCACTGTGAGCACAGCATTCAGGCAAAAGTACCCACCACCACAATCGGGAAGAGACGCTTATCCTTCTGCCACTGGCTGCCCCAATTctgaaggaagaaagaaatagGACAAAATAacacgaaacacacacacacacacacacacacacgctaaaccaattatatataaaaacattaaccaCAATGACAAGTAAAtccaaaacacaattttaaaaagaGTTCACCACATCAGTTCGGCTCATCAGATCGAGGTGCCGCGTCCGGTCACCCCGACAGCTATTTCTATGACGGACAGAAATGGGCAAAAAGCAGCATTAAACAAAAAGGAAACGCATTCAATGGGCCACTCTTAGGTTGACCacacataagaaataaacaaGGAAACTTATCACAGACAAAATACATACATGAATAACATACCCAGCATAATTCACATCAAAAAGAATATAAATTTCACAACAATCAACTCAcaggaaaatcaaaataatatttaaagaaaacaaacttGCAGAACAGAATGATAACAGTTAGGTGGCTGATCTAATAGTTCGGCGCCACTAAAGGCTTTCAACTGAAATGACTCACGACCCACAATCAACAGTCCAGCTGATTGAGTGTTTTGAACGCCATGAACACAAACGATGGAAGAGGGACCAGGCACAGCACGTCTACACGCAACGGGAGCCGAACCAGAGTTAATGGCGATCGTTTGTAGATTCCATAGAGCAGACAAACTCGTATGGTGCTGTCTCCCTCGAACTAGAATATGAATCACGATGAGGAGTCCGATGATGTCAAAACAGGTAGCAGAAACAAAGCAGACAACAACATCCGCACAAAGATTTAAATGAAGCCCAGAGCCCACTGTAACGTCCCTTGTACGTTGGCCCGCaccttaaatacaaaatataacacaATATGAATTTGGCCAGCCTAGCTAGTAGCGATCATAGGGTTACAAACTCAGTTAAAACATACCTGTAGTGCGATTCAAACGGCACCAAACTGCCGCGCATTAAGCACCATCCATGAAACAGATCAAATTAAAGGCACCCCACAAAGCTCCTCTGTCCACCCTTTGACAAACAAAACCAATGGAATCCCTGTGAGACAACCCAACAAACAAGCCACGCTACAGTCACTGCCATCAGCTCTTACCTTACAAACATTCACGCGTCCCGCCGGAAACGCGATAACTCGCTCAATGACGCGGAGAGAATGCATACCCGTAGCGACACCCTTATATGTCACCGAAGGAATGCAATTAAAGGGCACTCCCCCTCACATTAAGTAACCCCGACAGAAGTAAACAGTACTACTacacatggtttttgaaaaaacaaccatttttaagtcattgaaataaggccatataacaaatactaaacatttgtccacaagccttttgagaactgaatcttgtAGCCtaaagtttttgctacaaaattatgtgaaaaccatcctgatcactcattcatacaaaacaatatagtaatttaagtCTTGTAACacatttagtgttagaaaggtcatatgtgaggaggcgtgaaatatcatgaatattgatgtgattcacaactgaggagacaaaagacccctctcCTGGGAAAAATctatgaggaatgtgacagaaagagaatgaatgtgaggagacttaatgatcaaaatcaagttttaagttaaaagaagtaatctaactatacattttctttacataagactttacttaattttagacctacactaccattaaaagtaGGCAGGGCAAATGTATTTTATAGTGACTTTATTACCCTTTACCAGCAAACTATTTAGTTTAGAGACCAAAATTTTACTGTGTGACAGAATGGATGTTTTATTAGATCTTGCATTGTAATACAATGTGCTGTTTTTCTCAGTTTTCTAGGTCAGAGGTTGTCTTAACTTTCTTTGAACGTTCGCCGCTCGATCAAGTCCTGAGGAATGATAATGTCCACAAGATTCAACCCTGTTTTTCCAATCCAGTTATGATTTCAGGTAGGCTTTTATATGATAATATATTATCAAGATCAAGTTGTTGCAGAAAATTCAAGAACTGATCCCAGAAAAACTGGATGCATTACTGTATTGCCACCGGCCTTGTCACTGTGCTTTGGACTACAAGGTTGCTTTCTAAAAGTACtttattactttaaatatttgattttattaataGGGCTATTCTACTGTAAATAATGGTCCAGGATTTTACACCAAATGTTTTGCCcagatttattaattacattaaaaatgcaattcatacaAAGTAGTTACTTGAATACATCTCTACTGTGATCAACAGTTTCTTAGTTTaaagacattttgacatttttgttttttatttaagtcTCATTAAGAGCTGAAATTCCTGAAAATAGAAATGCAGGCATAAGTAGTTTGgaagaaacatttattatttcttaaaaaatcagaagtgaaacaattgtttgttttaatatgaaatttacagtattatattattttatattttgaaagtcaggtggtgtaaccaacatgcaggtaaccattctgttgtcatgtgacaaatcaatagcaaaacaaacaaacaaacaaacatttaattgcGTTTGCGTTCACTGACATAATCAAggagcaaggaaagtattttaactaattggttacaccacttgaatacatacagtatatactgaaatacagtatatactgaaaTATTAATTATTGTAAATTTGAATATATCAATGTTTtaccatttattaaatataaaaaatataagatAAAGTCCCAAAATAACCCCATGTTTTTATAGATAATTTTGATGATTTGATATCTGACTGATTCTTACAGAGATTTTGAGGTCTAATGGCTTTTGCATGGCAAACACAGAGACCATTGTATTTGATGAGAGCATTCcactggacaaagagagaccttCCTCCACTGACTCAGCCCAGCATTCGTAAGTGACATTCACACTGTCGTTCCAGTCCAAAACAcagaatacatataaaaaaaggaaatgcacACTGATACAGATTTATTGTACAAGGGCTTTTATTACATTCATACAATAGAGTTTTACATAAGTCACTGACAACATGCATGCAGTAATATTTTCCTTGAGTGCACAGTGGTTTTCACACACAGGAAGTGGTACTTATTTCCTTATGGGTGTGGGAAGGAAGCTCTGGAATGAAACTCAAGATCCTCcctcttatggcacttttccaccgtACGTTAtggtttgactcgcctcaactctactcgctttccttttctgagcttgcatttccactgcagtttagtgctgcaAAAACATGGGTGGGATCATATACCGATCGCcgtagttgcgccacctctactgcggtgacatcatcataaacatgacacaaacggaccaaaacaataacacgaccgctagctgttagctactagctaattgtgttgcataaagcagttgttgcatggtgatttttttCAAGTGTAATAGTTAAATTGgcatggttgttttagaagcaagcttccagttgcTGGtcaattaaatagagtaaagctttcaagcagagtatagagttaatgtaacaaaatcctccatcgtggatcaatgccagtccatggcactctccctcccattgctcgctggtttagatagcttccatttggtcaaaccacttccacttttccttgatggttctgtagtcactctTAAGTTtgaacttttccctacactgttggcgaccaacagctgatacacttcctgagagaatttttttttttctttcttagctAACGAGTTGACCGTCtgaacctcgtttattgaccatggagtggttttgcgcacagccatttcttttttcacaatttgaaaggcgcgtgaacaaattatactgttatcgctgttgctatcTTTAAAagtagcgggttgatgtcacgtgttgtAAATTCAGTGATGCTGGAAGTGACGATTCTCTGTGACCAATCAGTAATCTGCAGGATTTTgtcatcacatttagtatcggctcggctcgcttggaactttgaccgaggtggtactaaaaaattatcaggtaccaggtactatccacagtggaaaacccccaaaaaagcgagcagattcgagttgagtcgagttgtaccgtgcagtggaaaatcccCATTTGACATTTAACTCTACCCACACTAACACACAAATATGTGATTTGCACAGTTCCCCTTTCCCTATTAAACACGGTTGACTAATCAACATCATGCAAAGTTTTGTCCTTGTTAGGTGATAAACAATCACTTTTAGACACTTACCAAACAATAATAACTGTTTGTGTAGTTTCTGGCCATGTTATGTCACTGATTTGTTTCTGGTCTTTGCTTGAATCTTGCtgttaataatactgtatcaatGATGTCGTCATGCCTTAAAATAGAGGactcagattttattttatattagctCTGTCcataaacctagtgagctgttgTGCTGCCTACTGCCTACATAAGAGAGCTACTATCTAAGACAGCACCTAACCCTCAAGGAAGTGTCTGATTTGAAAGACTCTTCATAGGTAGCGCtacagatcacacacacacacatatatatagagagagagagagctcgaaCTGACTCAAGACTTGTCTAATGCTTGATTTACATGATGTTTaatattagcatgttgctaagctaacaacacaatagTCTAATTAGCACAAAAATACATTCTTATTGATGCGTAGCAGTATTCAATTTTCCTggttcaatacgagttaagcttaagttccagtgagacacttacagtagaAGTTAATAGGGGGCTATTttggaatgttaaaatactcactttttcaaaagtatagcaacaagacataaactatatgcatgttaacatgaacaaatcagttactaaccttttctgtgtagagttatagccaattttacaacttcgttgccaacCTAAACTCCTaaactgactgtaaaaatgacaatttaacttctttacagctcaaataatacatgagttttaatagatgaattactgtaagtgcttttataaaatagtaAGCGTCAcagttctgcctttaaaccagccacaaattggccccattcacttccattgtaagtgattcactctaaccttgatttttgctttttaaagaaaaagagggacaagttgCCACAattgctttcgattgagcttaacttgtgttgaacctggaacaaAACATTATTGACATATTGAACCAAAACAAAGTATCTTATAGGTTTATAATGCAGCATGAATATGTTGTCTGTTTGGAAGTTTTAAGTGTGTCTATTCTGTCTTAAACTGTTGCTTTggttggcagctcactaggttttgaagaGAACTTGCTTCACCATCTTTGCATGTATTTAAACTCAGAAAATATTATCTCTGAACATGCAGGTGCGATGAAGATGGAAGAGAGTCCCTGGATCCTGTGGATCAAgatctgagtgatgatgacttaGAGGCTTACGTCACTAACTTGTCCTACTACCACCTGGTTCCCTTTGAAACAGACATCCTGGAGTGATGCACACAATTCTGCATGGGCAGAAATATATGGGGGCGCACTGCACCCCACCTCCCCTACTCTGATATCTTCTATCCAGAAATGGGAATGCGCTGCAGTTTAGATGCTTCTGATGCTTGGTAGGGTTTTTGATGGCAGTAAGAGAAGGATATTAATAAACAGGCCAAATACAG containing:
- the LOC127634875 gene encoding PX domain-containing protein 1-like, encoding MNLCTNAFVFKRSDFLCLNAVERGQNKTHSLQNAGLRARKMASAIFEGTSLVNMFVKDCWVNGIRRLIIKGQEEEFFEIRTEWSDRKILYLHRSYSDLGRLLKRLVGCFPEDRRDLSKSPLIEGLVKIKEVRDIETKLNEVERLLKNAINLPWKFSRSEVVLTFFERSPLDQVLRNDNVHKIQPCFSNPVMISEILRSNGFCMANTETIVFDESIPLDKERPSSTDSAQHSCDEDGRESLDPVDQDLSDDDLEAYVTNLSYYHLVPFETDILE